One window from the genome of Scatophagus argus isolate fScaArg1 chromosome 13, fScaArg1.pri, whole genome shotgun sequence encodes:
- the zgc:66427 gene encoding E3 ubiquitin-protein ligase znrf2 produces the protein MGTRASRLQEDPVPSAFGKDGTKRDSYRRPRCTRPTSLMVDFSGSFEDTEANRSRSEEGSDSDLGQHGASVDGSPADHHSIPSSISQPSPADDNNSEGKPEEDGNISPEPPVVAEPQHGEETGRTPQRTFSERLPGNRHSSARSAGARSARVRGTHQRPVSEAWIGLYRVNNRHGNIRCPFCSKPFPGGRIEDHLLSCLTSPPLPYNTDVLSKDSGECSICLEDLLQGETIARLACLCVYHKSCIDSWSKVKPCCPEHPFD, from the exons ATGGGGACGAGAGCAAGTCGCCTACAGGAAGACCCGGTTCCCTCTGCTTTCGGAAAAGATGGCACAAAGCGGGATTCCTACCGGCGACCCCGCTGCACCAGACCCACTAGTCTCATGGTCGATTTCTCGGGCAGCTTCGAGGACACGGAGGCCAACCGGAGCCGATCGGAGGAGGGCAGCGACTCGGACCTGGGGCAGCATGGAGCCAGCGTCGACGGTAGCCCCGCCGACCACCACAGCATCCCCTCTAGCATAAGCCAGCCGTCACCTGCGGACGACAACAACAGCGAGGGGAAACCCGAGGAAGACGGTAATATAAGTCCAGAGCCTCCCGTCGTCGCGGAACCCCAGCACGGAGAAGAGACAGGCCGCACGCCCCAGCGCACTTTTTCCGAGCGGCTGCCCGGGAATCGGCACTCTTCCGCCCGCAGCGCCGGCGCAAGATCCGCCCGGGTCCGAGGCACACACCAGCGGCCGGTGTCGGAGGCTTGGATCGGCCTTTACCGTGTTAACAACCGTCATGGCA aTATCCGCTGTCCTTTCTGCTCCAAGCCCTTTCCGGGGGGGCGCATTGAGGATCACCTGTTGAGCTGCCTCACGTCTCCACCCCTACCTTACAATA cgGACGTGCTCAGTAAAGACAGCGGAGAGTGTTCCATCTGTTTGGAGGATCTATTGCAGGGAGAGACCATCGCCAGGCTGGCTTGCCTCTGTGTCTACCATAAGAG CTGCATTGATTCCTGGTCCAAGGTGAAACCCTGCTGCCCTGAACATCCCTTTGATTGA
- the tep1 gene encoding telomerase protein component 1, translated as MRALTLQQTSGSQGGRQQATCGRSLSSNYAPPNLENKFLSQASTLMPPPCSAFLSFAAQPSSCPSLQPSSLSSTSSPLLSTASYSPSLTSPLLSTENKLLDSHSPLSFSLTTAPNQSLLTTSLPSSTLLNRFAHAPSFLHDVLEEKRDDGGDEDREETSEVMQSCFEETSMTHSEEDDDVSEEEEEEEGEDDARATMELPVLETELGNQEFEQALVIRQQEFAEVERGDDKINEEVKEKKYLLLNVVCCSLVNKSTAPGQKDWDSKKSVWTNIINLAKDISVHDPQFLLKVAIYTRQQLNIRITTNFLLALAANQASTKPHLRRYFCAAVQLPSDWLEIVRIYSMCFSRSLPMCLKKAMVDKFRQFSEYQLAKYNTRKHRCKHSRNRRKGKKPTAEQLKQWANLLRSEASLLSKFLQLEGSKVVVDKKQSEFSMKKMIKRLHIKEPAEHVMAILGKKYPADLKAFTHSGMKGKWERERAGQRLKLKEPQTWDRLLSLEGNKAATWEKLIDNKSLPFMAMLRNLRNMITSGISEAHHKKVLSRLTNKKAIIQSRQFPFRFLAAYKVIMELRTLASDSQQVLPPVQEILKGILKRIPKSKRFLRQDWDTSSRKRIRVSLGVPFIYRLYRIKKAHLLKAKQRKYTLELLDRYRNALEAAVQIACRYNVPPLPGRTIILLCTRMGTDHNLKEDFCLPPDPEADEENEKEEEEESTRRRRKKVEDKLAPSMMEVAVLLSLMIDCSAEDCLLYLVNWNSYKKVELKSDVLLDNVWSVLKQAKSFECSDEGSITPFNNNIKLDNIIMLSDTWVDYIVDWTVSKYRKDINNKALLVRLFLSSQGHQDYNSDSNCVNLTGFSEQMLRFVAERGSSRLLDHVEHMDRLYNVKPPEGAQSPQASDSVVSLPASPNLRWRGVRVFISSTFRDMHAERDILVRSVFPELRRRAAAHCLFLQEVELRWGVTEEESGRATELCLSEVCRSQMMVGILGERYGVVPPKPVLPDLPQHSWLATAPAGLSITEMEIRQFQALYPDSARHRMFCYFRDPNVIKSVPVAWRSDFVAESKETEAKMSSLKRRIQASEVKVTENYTCEWGGVVDGKPYLKNLEDFGKAVLEDVWTAVVKQFVEEDDEAEAASDTTVQEVHQGALQRQFFGRAKLLVGAVDIVEQVQTKGGMMVVEGGPGEGKTVFMAALADTLRTGVKSRKKLVCDVISYSTAASQSACSVENLLQCLVRWLRKMKEAEEEEKESPLPHSYKELLSEFHSSLSDMKKKKPLVLLVDGVDQVQDGRGQLTSDWIPQQLPQGVCLVVSITSKAALLQALAKKKSTVLFALGQLTMPDRKEIVQKGLDSFGKKLSDSAFNNQLQTLTMKKGAVSPLYLHLACEDLRNFASFDKLKESLQGLPQSLSQLVQYSLDRVCSQHRGLLGLRWALAALTISATGLRERDLYSVLNTCNDLSSRDGQVTWREVLRLSRKPKGRVPMATFTRIVQSLKSLIGPSLCHTTDDLLTVTNPEVRSAFEDFLLPAESDRTRAHLVLAAHLWALADQQATDTFLHCEANSVMHLPSHLIQSGQLEALHSLLSSYYFLYANVRHGLLHHLLKVYSSCEDEHKPAPSSGFQDRLTECWSFLRRHALLLSSWPALCIQQALNEPPETFAHTWAQGLMGEGKGGVRVIEWLNNDHHLSKETSELVATFSSSPTCVVVSSDGDLMVVGTGQGMLHFISAHTGQEVKLLVSSCDGISSCVFLRDGRLATTSFDGQIEIWDVENGCRTTLVAAHTNAITASDTTADRKHLATVSLDSMMKVWSSTKGHEVAALFSSSPLNCVTFDPDDHLLAAGCWNGNVIVWNWLQNKTQTTLSGHQRSVRSLSFSSTSMLCSGSVSGEVRVWSVPTSTCVGCFQAHAGATEALTFLEDGSMLLSAGSDNMVQLWSGGLGRSVTALKSDECEKEPPLKKRKSVNSEPAALCVAVRGDYAAVGYHGDGIRLFSLSSAQLMWASKDLDVSILCLLWVVLDAEQTEPELLLLSGGSDKLVRIWKRAEGEEGSLGAMEMSGQFGAQTGAILALAQNSAYLATASDDCTIALWLLGDLDRDHSAEPHALLRGHSGGVTCLSFSPDGEQLLSGGKDQALMVWDVSVSPAVLSKSLPHSHRDWITGCVWTPDCVISSSNDGRLCLWDLQAGQHVKEISWKSPLTSVCCVGQYVVAGSAEGALHVWTWETSVEICHVAAHKQRIHHCSLLPSTDEAKEVNPEQMTVFTASDDGKVQLWKPLQVEHLRTLAGHNGAIHGVVRKEGLPEFLTVSEDCSLRCWTWTAGGPPTQRGSVTALLFSPRDDLLLAGCESGLLELWQHNVVVGHSQASDSPITAICSMPQNQFAVSYMKNAVDVFKLVWNRQHGTASLVKVNTYKVTEPITCLNYCTVLMGVSVKGKIYNVSNDDENQWHQSVTSWETRVRVFDLIRNDEKSMWLLGEGEGEVQIGFIFALGPKIALYSAFSSVNLETSEEEKKGSMISSLTLNNDLVVCGDVKGNMWFIQPPEPSTWSTRKPAHSDRISVLRLTEGAIISASYDGTVKLWDRNTKKQVGMFVCGAPVERLEVNPEKPTELVCGDRQGKLYFLSWKE; from the exons atGAGGGCTCTGACTTTGCAGCAGACCAGTGGGTCCCAAGGAGGGCGTCAGCAGGCCACATGTGGGAGAAGTTTGTCTTCCAACTACGCTCCTCCGAATCTGGAGAATAAGTTCTTATCTCAGGCCTCCACGCTGATGCCCCCACCCTGCTCTGCATTCTTAAGCTTTGCAGCACAGCCCTCCTCTTGCCCCTCTCTCCAGCCCTCCAGCCTGTCCTCCAcctcatctcctcttctctccacgGCTTCCTACTCACCTtccctcacctctcctctcctcagcaCCGAGAACAAGCTCCTAGACAGCCATtcacctctctctttttccctgaCGACTGCCCCCAATCAATCCCTGCTCACCACATCCCTGCCAAGCAGCACTTTGCTCAATCGCTTTGCTCATGCTCCTTCGTTCCTGCATGATGTTCTGGAAGAGAAGAgggatgatggaggagatgaagacagagaggaaacatcTGAAGTGATGCAGTCCTGTTTTGAAGAAACAAGTATG ACGCACtctgaggaagatgatgatgtgtctgaagaggaggaggaggaggagggggaggatgaTGCAAGGGCAACCATGGAATTGCCTGTCCTGGAAACAGAGTTGGGAAACCAGGAGTTTGAACAAGCTTTGGTCATCAGACAGCAGGAATTTGCTGAGGTTGAAAGAGGAGATGATAAGATTAACgaggaggtgaaagaaaaaaag TATCTCCTGCTGAACGTGGTTTGTTGCTCCCTGGTCAATAAGAGCACAGCTCCAGGCCAGAAGGACTGGGACTCCAAGAAAAGTGTTTGGACCAACATCATAAACCTGGCAAAGGACATTTCTGTCCATGACCCGCAGTTTCTCCtcaag GTGGCAATTTACACTCGACAGCAGTTGAACATCCGCATCACAACAAACTTTTTATTGGCACTGGCTGCCAATCAGGCCTCCACCAAGCCGCATCTCCGCAGATACTTCTGTGCTGCCGTGCAGCTGCCCTCCGATTGGCTGGAAATCGTCAGAATCTACAGTATG TGCTTCAGCCGCTCCCTGCCGATGTGCCTGAAGAAGGCAATGGTCGACAAGTTCAGGCAGTTCAGCGAGTATCAGCTGGCCAAGTACAACACACGCAAACACCGCTGCAAACACAGCCGGAACAGGCGCAAAGGCAAG AAACCAACTGCCGAGCAGCTAAAACAGTGGGCGAATTTGCTCAGATCAGAAGCGTCTCTCCTGTCGAAGTTT CTGCAGTTAGAGGGCAGCAAAGTGGTGGTGGATAAGAAGCAGAGTGAGTTCAGTATGAAGAAGATGATAAAGAGGCTTCACATTAAAGAACCGGCTGAACATGTGATGGCCATCCTGGGAAAAAA GTATCCTGCCGACCTGAAGGCGTTCACCCACAGTGGAATGAAGGGCaagtgggagagggagagagccgGGCAGCGATTGAAGCTCAAAGAGCCGCAGACGTGGGATCGGCTGCTCAGCCTGGAGGGCAACAAGGCCGCCACCTGGGAGAAGCTCATAG ACAACAAGTCTCTTCCGTTCATGGCCATGCTGAGGAACCTGAGGAACATGATCACTAGTGGCATCAGTGAGGCTCATCACAAGAAGGTCCTCAGCAGACTGACCAATAAG AAAGCGATAATTCAGAGCCGACAGTTTCCCTTCAGATTCCTCGCTGCCTACAAAGTCATCATGGAGCTTCGTACTCTGG cctCGGATTCACAGCAAGTACTCCCCCCTGTTCAAGAGATCCTGAAGGGCATCCTCAAGAGGATTCCCAAGAGCAAACGCTTCCTTCGTCAGGACTGGGATACATCTTCAAGGAAAAGGATCAGGGTGTCACTTGGAGTGCCGTTCATCTATCGACTATACCGAATCAAGAAGGCCCATCTCCTAAAGGCCAA ACAGAGGAAGTACACTCTCGAGCTGCTGGATCGTTACCGCAACGCCCTGGAGGCGGCTGTGCAGATCGCCTGTCGCTACAACGTGCCACCGCTCCCTGGACGGACTATTATCCTGCTCTGCACTCGCATGGGGACTGATCACAACCTGAAAGAGGACTTCTGCCTCCCGCCAGACCCTGAGGCCGATGAGGAGaatgagaaggaggaagaagaagagtccacaaggagaaggagaaagaaagtggAAGACAAGCTCGCTCCCTCT ATGATGGAGGTGGCAGTTTTGCTCTCCCTGATGATTGACTGCAGTGCCGAGGACTGTCTGCTCTACTTAGTGAACTGGAATAGCTATAAAAAGGTCGAACTGAAGTCTGATGTTCTTTTGGATAACGTCTGGAGTGTGTTGAAGCAAGCAAAG TCATTTGAATGCAGTGATGAAGGCTCCATCACACcattcaacaacaacatcaag CTGGACAACATCATCATGTTGTCTGACACCTGGGTCGATTATATAGTAGACTGGACTGTCAGCAAATACAGGAAGGACATAAACAACAAAGCCCTCTTAGTGCGACTCTTCTTGTCATCGCAGGG ACATCAGGACTACAACTCCGACAGTAACTGTGTGAACCTGACAGGTTTCAGTGAACAAATGCTGAG GTTTGTGGCAGAACGAGGATCATCCAGACTGCTGGACCATGTGGAGCACATGGACAGACTGTACAATGTCAAACCACCAGAGGGCGCTCAAAGCCCTCAGGCCTCAGACAGTGTAGTGTCATTACCAGCCAGCCCCAACTTAAG GTGGAGAGGTGTGCGtgtcttcatctcctccaccttcaGAGACATGCACGCTGAACGCGACATCTTGGTGCGGAGTGTGTTCCCGGAGCTCCGGCGTCGTGCTGCGGCCCACTGCCTCTTCCTGCAGGAGGTGGAGCTCCGATGGggtgtgacagaggaggagtCAGGGCGGGCCACCGAGCTGTGCCTGTCGGAGGTGTGTCGCAGCCAGATGATGGTGGGAATCCTGGGGGAGAGATACGGCGTGGTGCCCCCCAAACCCGTCCTCCCTGACCTGCCTCAGCACAGCTGG CTGGCGACGGCCCCAGCAGGCCTGTCCATCACAGAGATGGAGATCCGTCAGTTCCAGGCTCTGTACCCCGACTCAGCACGCCACCGAATGTTCTGCTACTTCAGAGACCCAAACGTCATCAA ATCAGTTCCGGTGGCTTGGAGATCAGACTTTGTTGCTGAATCAAAGGAGACTGAGGCTAAAATGTCCTCTCTGAAGAGAAGGATCCAGGCCAGTGAAGTAAAGGTCACTGAAAA ttACACATGTGAGTGGGGAGGAGTCGTGGATGGGAAACCATATCTGAAAAACCTGGAGGACTTTGGAAAGGCCGTGCTTGAAGACGTGTGGACGGCTGTAGTGAAGCAGTTTGTGGAA GAGGACGACGAGGCCGAGGCTGCGTCCGACACGACCGTGCAGGAGGTGCACCAGGGGGCGCTGCAGAGGCAGTTCTTCGGCAGGGCGAAGCTCCTGGTCGGGGCTGTCGACATAGtggagcaggtccagaccaaaggggggatgATGGTGGTGGAAGGAGGACCCGGAGAGGGCAAGACTGTCTTCATG gctgctctggcagaCACCCTCAGGACGGGAGTTAAGTCTCGGAAAAAGCTCGTCTGCGATGTCATCTCCTACTCTACAGCTGCAAGCCAATCAGCATGCTCGGTGGAAAACCTTCTTCAGTGCCTTGTCCGGTGGTTGAGGAAGATGAAagaagctgaggaggaggagaaggaatcGCCTCTTCCCCATTCTTACAA AGAACTGCTGTCAGAATTTCACTCCAGTTTGAGTgacatgaaaaagaagaaacctCTGGTGCTGCTCGTTGACGGGGTGGATCAAGTCCAAGACGGCAGAGGTCAGCTCACCTCTGACTGGATACCACAGCAGCTTCCACAG GGTGTTTGTTTGGTAGTGAGCATCACATCCAAAGCTGCACTGCTACAAGCCCTGGCCAAGAAGAAAAGCACTGTCCTGTTTGCCCTGGGCCAGCTCACCATGCCTGACCGGAAGGAGATCGTCCAGAAGGGACTCGACTCCTTTGGGAAGAAACTCAGTGACTCTGCGTTCAACAACCAG CTCCAGACGCTGACAATGAAGAAGGGAGCAGTGAGTCCTCTCTACCTGCACCTGGCCTGTGAGGACCTGAGGAACTTCGCCTCCTTCGATAAG TTGAAGGAGAGCCTCCAGGGTTTGCCTCAGTCTCTGAGTCAGCTGGTGCAGTACAGCCTGGACCGAGTCTGCTCACAGCACAGAGGCCTGCTGGGACTCCGCTGGGCCCTGGCGGCACTCACCATCAGCGCCACTG GCCTGAGGGAGAGAGACTTGTACTCTGTGCTGAACACATGCAATGACCTGTCCTCACGGGACGGACAGGTCACGTGGCGGGAAGTATTGCGTCTGTCCAGGAAGCCTAAAGGACGCGTTCCCATGGCGACTTTCACCCGTATAGTGCAGAGTTTAAAAAG TCTGATTGGTCCGTCTCTTTGCCACACCACTGACGACCTGTTGACTGTAACCAATCCGGAGGTGAGGAGTGCCTTTGAGGACTTTCTCCTCCCAGCGGAGAGTGACAGAACCAGAGCTCACCTCGTGCTGGCAG CTCACCTGTGGGCACTAGCCGACCAGCAGGCCACAGATACCTTCCTTCACTGTGAGGCCAACTCGGTCATGCACCTGCCTTCCCACCTG ATTCAAAGTGGTCAGCTGGAGGCGCTTCATTCCCTGCTTTCCAGCTACTACTTCCTGTATGCTAACGTGCGCCATGGCCTCCTGCACCACCTCCTGAAGGTCTACAGCTCGTGTG AGGACGAGCATAAACCTGCGCCATCAT CTGGTTTCCAGGATCGTCTAACAGAATGCTGGAGTTTCCTGCGGCGTCACgccctcctgctctcctcctggCCGGCTCTTTGCATACAGCAAGCCCTCAACGAGCCTCCTGAGACCTTCGCTCACACCTGGGCACAAGGCCTGatgggagaaggaaaaggaggagtcCGGGTAATCGAGTGGCTGAACAATGACCATCATCTTTCAAAGGAGACCAG TGAGCTGGTGGCGACCTTCTCCTCTAGCCCGACCTGTGTGGTTGTGAGCTCAGATGGAGATCTGATGGTGGTTGGCACTGGGCAGGGCATGCTGCACTTCATCAGCGCACACACCGGACAG GAGGTGAAATTGCTGGTGAGTAGCTGTGATGGCATCTCAAGCTGCGTCTTTCTTAGAGATGGACGTCTTGCTACCACCTCCTTTGACGGACAAATAGAGATCTGGGACGTTGAAAATGGGTGCAG GACTACTCTTGTTGCTGCTCACACTAATGCGATAACAGCAAGTGATaccactgcagacaggaagcatCTTGCCACTGTGTCTCTGGACTCCATGATGAAA GTGTGGTCTTCCACCAAAGGTCATGAGGTAGCAGCCCTGTTCAGCTCCAGTCCTTTGAActgtgtgacctttgaccccgaTGAtcacctgctggctgctggTTGCTGGAATGGGAACGTGATTGTGTGGAATTGGCTCCAGAATAAAACTCAAACG ACCCTGTCCGGTCACCAGCGCTCAGTGCGCAGTCTGTCCTTCTCTTCCACCTCGATGCTCTGCTCTGGCTCAGTGTCTGGAGAGGTCAGGGTGTGGTCGGTGCCCACCTCCACCTGCGTCGGATGTTTCCAGGCTCACGCTGGTGCCACGGAGGCCCTCACCTTCCTGGAGGACGGGAGCATGCTGCTGAGCGCCGGCTCTGACAACATG GTCCAGCTCTGGTCGGGGGGACTTGGACGTTCGGTCACTGCATTAAAAAGTGATGAA TGTGAGAAGGAGCCTCCTCTGAAGAAACGGAAGTCAGTAAACTCTGAgcctgctgcactgtgtgtggcTGTCCGTGGAGACTATGCTGCTGTGGGGTACCATGGTGACGGCATCAGACTCTTCAGTCTTTCATCAG CTCAGTTGATGTGGGCCTCCAAGGACCTCGATGTGTCCATACTGTGCCTGCTGTGGGTCGTTCTGGACGCCGAGCAGACCGaaccagagctgctgctgctgtctggagGAAGTGACAAACTTGTGAGAATCTGGAAAAGAGCAGAGGGCGAGGAGGGAAGCCTGGGAGCCATGGAAATGTCTGGACAGTTTGGTGCGCAGACAGGCGCCATCCTGGCATTAGCACAAAACTCTGCATACCTGGCGACCGCGTCAG ATGACTGCACCATCGCTCTGTGGCTGCTGGGCGATCTGGACCGCGACCACTCGGCTGAGCCTCACGCCCTTCTGAGGGGTCACAGCGGAGGAGTCACCTGTTTGTCCTTCAGCCCTGATGGCGAACAGCTGCTGTCTGGTGGAAAAGATCAG GCCCTGATGGTGTGGGATGTGAGCGTGTCTCCTGCTGTTCTCTCCAAGTCGCTGCCTCACTCTCACAGAGACTGGATCACCGGCTGCGTTTGGACTCCAGACTGCGTG ATCAGCTCTTCAAACGATGGGAGGCTTTGCTTATGGGATCTGCAGGCAGGCCAGCATGTCAAAGAAATCTCCTGGAAGAGTCCCCTTacatctgtctgctgtgtg GGACAGTATGTGGTCGCCGGCAGCGCAGAGGGAGCGCTTCATGTTTGGACCTGGGAAACGAGCGTCGAAATCTGCCACGTTGCTGCACACAAGCAGCGTATCCACCACTGCTCTCTCCTTCCAAGTACAG ACGAGGCCAAAGAAGTGAACCCGGAACAAATGACTGTTTTCACTGCGTCTGATGACGGCAAAGTGCAACTCTGGAAGCCGCTGCAG GTGGAGCATCTTCGCACCCTCGCGGGTCACAACGGCGCCATACATGGAGTCGTTCGCAAAGAGGGACTCCCAGAATTCCTCACTGTTTCTGAAGACTGCTCGCTGCGATGCTGGACATGGACAGCAG GGGGTCCTCCCACTCAGAGGGGCTCAGTCACAGCTCTGCTCTTCTCTCCAAGAGATGATTTGCTTCTTGCTGGCTGTGAATCCGGTTTGCTTGAATTATGGCAGCACAACGTTGTGGTCGGCCACAGTCAG gcctCAGACAGCCCCATCACAGCGATCTGTTCCATGCCTCAAAACCAGTTTGCTGTCAGCTACATGAAAAATGCTGTCGATGTGTTCAAGCTGGTGTGGAATCGACAACACGGCACTGCaag CCTGGTGAAGGTGAACACTTACAAGGTGACGGAGCCCATCACCTGCCTCAACTACTGCACAGTCCTGATGGGCGTGTCAGTCAAGGGAAAAATATACAACGTCTCAAATGACGACGAAAACCAGTGGCATCAGAGTGTCACCAG